A portion of the Homalodisca vitripennis isolate AUS2020 chromosome 2, UT_GWSS_2.1, whole genome shotgun sequence genome contains these proteins:
- the LOC124355742 gene encoding basic proline-rich protein-like, producing MSPMPPGFGSTGDQNTPVPPGLGCTGRQMSPMPPGFGSTGDQNPPVPPGPGCTGRQMSPMPPGFGSTGDQNPPVPPGPGCTGRQMSPMPPGFGSTGDQNPPVPPGPGCTGRQMSPMPPGFGSTGDQNPPVPPGPGCTGRQMSPMPPGFGSTGDQNPPVPPGPGCTGRQMSPMPPRFGSTGDQNPPVPPGPGCTGRQMSPMPPGFGSTGDQNPPVPPGLGCTGRQMAPVPPGFGSTGDQNPPVPPGLGYIGRQMPPVLPGFCSIGHPSSPVPTGVGSTGRQMPLVPPRLGSPGDRNPKVPPGLDPYRISLAVDLRIHGGGDSAKRNGKHHILSRYEFSVQHNRCN from the coding sequence ATGTCTCCGATGCCTCCGGGATTTGGTTCTACGGGAGACCAAAATACGCCGGTCCCTCCAGGGCTTGGATGTACAGGACGCCAAATGTCTCCGATGCCTCCGGGATTTGGTTCTACGGGGGACCAAAATCCGCCGGTCCCTCCAGGGCCTGGATGTACAGGACGCCAAATGTCTCCGATGCCTCCGGGATTTGGTTCTACGGGAGACCAAAATCCGCCGGTCCCTCCAGGGCCTGGATGTACAGGACGCCAAATGTCTCCGATGCCTCCGGGATTTGGTTCTACGGGGGACCAAAATCCGCCGGTCCCTCCAGGGCCTGGATGTACAGGACGCCAAATGTCTCCGATGCCTCCGGGATTTGGTTCTACGGGAGACCAAAATCCGCCGGTCCCTCCAGGGCCTGGATGTACAGGTCGCCAAATGTCTCCGATGCCTCCGGGATTTGGTTCTACGGGGGACCAAAATCCGCCGGTCCCTCCAGGGCCTGGATGTACAGGACGCCAAATGTCTCCGATGCCTCCGAGATTTGGTTCTACGGGAGACCAAAATCCGCCGGTCCCTCCAGGGCCTGGATGTACAGGACGCCAAATGTCTCCCATGCCTCCGGGATTTGGTTCTACGGGGGACCAAAATCCGCCGGTCCCTCCAGGGCTTGGATGTACAGGACGCCAAATGGCTCCGGTGCCTCCTGGATTTGGTTCTACAGGAGACCAAAATCCACCGGTCCCTCCAGGGCTTGGATATATAGGACGCCAAATGCCACCGGTGCTTCCAGGATTTTGTTCTATAGGACACCCAAGTTCACCGGTTCCTACAGGGGTTGGTAGTACAGGACGCCAAATGCCACTGGTCCCTCCAAGGCTTGGTTCTCCAGGAGACCGAAATCCAAAAGTCCCTCCAGGACTTGATCCGTATCGTATAAGTCTTGCTGTAGATCTGCGTATCCATGGTGGCGGTGATTCAGCGAAGAGAAATGGAAAACACCACATCTTGTCACGATACGAGTTCTCAGTACAACATAACAGATGCAACTGA